A genomic segment from Anaeromyxobacter sp. encodes:
- a CDS encoding helix-hairpin-helix domain-containing protein: MAPRLALLALLAALAAPPLLRATVARPPPLHACAQEGRGSPPRHWLGCAADPGARRDLADEERLLLGLPLDPNLAGARALAFVPGLSRRLAEAVVRDRAARGPFGTVEELARVDGIGERRLARARPALQVNGPGESSDVAPGHRTR, encoded by the coding sequence GTGGCCCCCCGCCTCGCCCTGCTCGCGCTCCTGGCCGCCCTGGCGGCGCCCCCGCTGCTCAGGGCCACCGTGGCCCGCCCGCCGCCGCTCCACGCCTGCGCCCAGGAGGGGCGGGGGAGCCCCCCGCGCCACTGGCTGGGCTGCGCCGCGGACCCCGGTGCGCGGCGCGACCTGGCCGACGAGGAGCGGCTGCTGCTCGGCCTGCCGCTCGACCCCAACCTCGCCGGGGCGCGGGCGCTGGCCTTCGTGCCCGGGCTCTCCCGGCGGCTGGCCGAGGCGGTGGTGCGCGACCGGGCCGCGCGGGGCCCCTTCGGCACGGTGGAGGAGCTGGCGCGGGTGGACGGCATCGGCGAGCGGCGGCTGGCGCGAGCCCGGCCGGCGCTGCAGGTGAACGGTCCCGGCGAGTCCAGCGACGTGGCGCCAGGCCACCGCACGCGGTAA
- a CDS encoding aspartate kinase has protein sequence MLTVEKIGGTSMSQFGEVLANIMLREPDRIYGRVYVVSAYAGVTNWLLEHKKTGEKGVYATFAAGGAYAEQLDGLTVKLKALNQGFAGLGLPLAAADAFIEKRMAELKAYLDSMHHVLASGYLKRESVLLAGREMLAAIGEAHSAFNSVEILRARGVTARLLDLSGFDDDEPLTIDERIHESFKGVDPHKMVVVVTGYTKGVEGIMREFDRGYSEVTFSKVAVELKADEAVIHKEFHLSSADPAIVGAGNTVVVGQTNYDVADQLADVGMEAIHPKAAKPMELAGIAIRLKNTFEPAHPGTLITKDHVGTQARIEVIAGTPSVTIVEIHDPNMVGTVGFDLGLMEIFKRYGISYILKATNANSITHVIWEKAATSAFIEELENTYEQVTVKNAAVVCVIGSNIAIPGVLARAAQVLAENGVNVNCVSQSLRQINMQFVIERADYKKAIAALNQALCLQGARA, from the coding sequence ATGCTCACGGTAGAGAAGATCGGCGGCACCTCGATGTCGCAGTTCGGCGAGGTCCTCGCCAACATCATGCTGCGCGAGCCGGACCGCATCTACGGCCGCGTCTACGTGGTGTCGGCCTACGCCGGCGTCACCAACTGGCTCCTGGAGCACAAGAAGACCGGGGAGAAGGGCGTCTACGCCACCTTCGCCGCCGGCGGGGCCTACGCCGAGCAGCTCGACGGCCTGACCGTCAAGCTCAAGGCGCTCAACCAGGGCTTCGCGGGGCTGGGCCTGCCGCTGGCCGCGGCGGACGCCTTCATCGAGAAGCGCATGGCCGAGCTCAAGGCCTACCTCGACTCGATGCACCACGTGCTGGCCTCCGGCTACCTGAAGCGGGAGAGCGTGCTGCTGGCCGGCCGCGAGATGCTGGCCGCCATCGGCGAGGCCCACAGCGCCTTCAACAGCGTGGAGATCCTCCGGGCCAGGGGCGTGACCGCCCGCCTGCTGGACCTGTCCGGCTTCGACGACGACGAGCCGCTCACCATCGACGAGCGCATCCACGAGTCCTTCAAGGGGGTCGACCCCCACAAGATGGTGGTGGTGGTGACGGGCTACACCAAGGGCGTCGAGGGCATCATGCGGGAGTTCGACCGCGGCTACTCGGAGGTCACCTTCAGCAAGGTGGCGGTGGAGCTCAAGGCCGACGAGGCGGTCATCCACAAGGAGTTCCACCTCTCCTCGGCCGACCCGGCCATCGTGGGCGCCGGCAACACCGTGGTGGTGGGCCAGACCAACTACGACGTGGCCGACCAGCTCGCCGACGTGGGCATGGAGGCCATCCACCCCAAGGCCGCCAAGCCCATGGAGCTGGCGGGCATCGCCATCCGGCTCAAGAACACCTTCGAGCCGGCCCACCCCGGCACCCTCATCACCAAGGACCACGTGGGCACGCAGGCGCGCATCGAGGTCATCGCCGGCACGCCCAGCGTGACCATCGTGGAGATCCACGACCCCAACATGGTGGGGACGGTGGGCTTCGACCTCGGCCTGATGGAGATCTTCAAGCGCTACGGCATCAGCTACATCCTCAAGGCCACCAACGCCAACTCCATCACCCACGTCATCTGGGAGAAGGCCGCCACCAGCGCCTTCATCGAGGAGCTGGAGAACACCTACGAGCAGGTGACGGTGAAGAACGCCGCGGTGGTCTGCGTCATCGGCTCCAACATCGCCATCCCGGGCGTGCTGGCCCGCGCGGCGCAGGTGCTCGCCGAGAACGGCGTCAACGTCAACTGCGTCTCCCAGTCGCTCCGCCAGATCAACATGCAGTTCGTCATCGAGCGGGCCGACTACAAGAAGGCCATCGCGGCGCTCAACCAGGCGCTCTGCCTGCAGGGCGCCCGCGCCTGA
- the hutH gene encoding histidine ammonia-lyase, which translates to MQHVLLDGATLTLEEVELVARGRARAGLAPAARLQVARARALVEARLDDGEAHYGINTGFGTLAEVRIPRDALRRLQRNLVLSHSVGVGDPLPAAEVRALMLLRAACMAKGLSGIRLETLELLLACLDRGVVPVVPERGSVGASGDLAPLAHLALVLIGEGQATVEGQRLPGREALARAGLAPVVLEPKEGLALVNGTQAMSAVGALTLRRAERLCALADLAGAMTLEGLSGSHRPFAAEIQAARGQPGQVASAARLRALLAGSEINAAHQGPGCHRVQDPYSLRCMPQVHGAARDGVGFCRGVLAREINAATDNPLVFPDLGEIVSGGNFHGQPVSLALDVLAIATSHLATISERRVEQLVNPSLSHLPPFLAKDPGLDSGFMMVQVTSAALVSENKVLCHPASVDSIPSSAGREDHVSMGMTAALKARQVVENVSTCLAIELMVAAQAIDLAAPLKPSARVAEAHARLRAVVPTLDGDRELGRDIAAVCRLVDDGALDLDD; encoded by the coding sequence GTGCAGCACGTGCTCCTCGACGGCGCCACGCTGACCCTGGAGGAGGTGGAGCTGGTGGCCCGCGGCCGGGCCCGCGCCGGGCTGGCCCCGGCGGCGCGCCTCCAGGTGGCGCGGGCCCGCGCCCTGGTGGAGGCCCGCCTCGACGACGGCGAGGCCCACTACGGCATCAACACCGGCTTCGGCACCCTGGCCGAGGTGCGCATCCCGCGCGACGCGCTGCGCCGCCTGCAGCGCAACCTGGTGCTGTCCCACTCGGTGGGCGTGGGCGATCCGCTGCCCGCCGCCGAGGTGCGGGCGCTCATGCTGCTCAGGGCCGCCTGCATGGCCAAGGGGCTCTCGGGCATCCGGCTGGAGACGCTGGAGCTCCTGCTGGCGTGCCTCGACCGCGGCGTGGTGCCGGTGGTGCCGGAGCGCGGCTCGGTGGGCGCCTCGGGCGACCTGGCGCCGCTGGCCCACCTGGCGCTGGTGCTGATCGGCGAGGGCCAGGCCACGGTGGAGGGCCAGCGCCTGCCGGGGCGGGAGGCGCTGGCGCGGGCCGGCCTGGCGCCGGTGGTGCTGGAGCCCAAGGAAGGGCTGGCCCTGGTGAACGGCACGCAGGCCATGTCGGCCGTGGGCGCGCTGACGCTGCGGCGGGCCGAGCGGCTCTGCGCCCTGGCCGACCTGGCGGGCGCCATGACGCTGGAGGGGCTCTCCGGCTCGCACCGACCCTTCGCCGCCGAGATCCAGGCGGCCCGCGGCCAGCCCGGCCAGGTGGCCAGCGCGGCCCGGCTGCGCGCCCTGCTGGCCGGCTCCGAGATCAACGCCGCCCACCAGGGGCCGGGCTGCCACAGGGTGCAGGACCCCTACTCGCTGCGCTGCATGCCGCAGGTGCACGGCGCGGCCCGCGACGGCGTCGGCTTCTGCCGCGGGGTGCTGGCGCGGGAGATCAACGCCGCCACCGACAACCCGCTGGTCTTCCCGGACCTGGGCGAGATCGTCTCGGGCGGCAACTTCCACGGGCAGCCGGTGTCGCTGGCGCTCGACGTGCTGGCCATCGCCACCTCGCACCTGGCCACCATCTCGGAGCGGCGGGTGGAGCAGCTGGTGAACCCCTCCCTCTCCCACCTGCCGCCCTTCCTGGCCAAGGACCCCGGGCTCGACTCGGGGTTCATGATGGTGCAGGTCACCAGCGCCGCCCTGGTCTCCGAGAACAAGGTGCTGTGCCACCCGGCCAGCGTGGACTCCATCCCCTCCTCGGCCGGGCGCGAGGACCACGTCAGCATGGGCATGACGGCGGCGCTCAAGGCCCGCCAGGTGGTCGAGAACGTCTCCACCTGCCTGGCCATCGAGCTGATGGTGGCGGCCCAGGCCATCGACCTGGCGGCGCCGCTCAAGCCCTCGGCCCGGGTGGCCGAGGCCCACGCCCGGCTGCGCGCCGTGGTGCCCACCCTGGACGGCGACCGGGAGCTGGGGCGGGACATCGCCGCGGTCTGCCGCCTGGTGGACGACGGGGCGCTGGACCTGGACGACTGA
- a CDS encoding endonuclease/exonuclease/phosphatase family protein produces MARTARAAALATCAALGALVGLASCDPFNTGFPDLEAAALYRNAAAPPGPTPAGALRVMTWNVKYAGARLRFFWECDGARTLMTEAEVEGNLDGLAERIRRHDPDLVLLQEVDTWRSKRSAYLDQVEGLLRRTGLGYAAYASQWRADYVPSDGLGPVDSGNAVLSRWPITSATRHALPLKAESSALERYFYLHRNVLEAHVMVPGLGEVVVVNVHAEAFSSDGTKRLHLERFADVLDGLSAEGRRVVAGGDLNAIPPGSPLRQGFPEDQGCTTGRFEPDSYLGEEAWLDRLYASYRPDVTPAAFAADPAPWFTFVGDERFPLNRKLDHLFTNGQWVEGSARALQDLGPLPAGQAPAWLLSDHVPLVADYQVAP; encoded by the coding sequence ATGGCACGCACCGCTCGAGCCGCCGCGCTGGCGACCTGCGCCGCCCTGGGGGCGCTGGTCGGACTGGCCTCCTGCGACCCGTTCAACACCGGCTTCCCCGACCTGGAGGCCGCGGCCCTCTACCGCAACGCCGCCGCGCCGCCGGGGCCGACGCCCGCCGGCGCCCTGCGGGTGATGACCTGGAACGTGAAGTACGCCGGGGCGCGGCTGCGCTTCTTCTGGGAGTGCGACGGCGCCCGCACCCTGATGACCGAGGCGGAGGTGGAGGGGAACCTGGACGGCCTGGCGGAGCGGATCCGGCGCCACGACCCCGACCTGGTGCTGCTCCAGGAGGTGGACACCTGGCGCTCCAAGCGCTCCGCCTACCTCGACCAGGTGGAGGGCCTGCTCCGGCGCACCGGGCTGGGCTACGCGGCCTACGCCTCGCAGTGGCGCGCCGACTACGTGCCCTCCGACGGCCTCGGGCCGGTGGACTCCGGCAACGCGGTGCTGTCTCGCTGGCCCATCACCTCGGCCACCCGCCACGCCCTGCCGCTCAAGGCCGAGTCGTCGGCGCTGGAGCGGTACTTCTACCTGCACCGCAACGTGCTCGAGGCGCACGTGATGGTGCCCGGCCTGGGCGAGGTGGTGGTGGTGAACGTGCACGCCGAGGCCTTCTCCTCCGACGGCACCAAGCGGCTCCACCTGGAGCGGTTCGCCGACGTCCTGGACGGCCTCTCGGCCGAGGGCCGGCGGGTGGTGGCCGGCGGCGACCTCAACGCCATCCCCCCGGGCTCGCCGCTCCGCCAGGGCTTCCCGGAGGACCAGGGCTGCACCACCGGCCGCTTCGAGCCGGACAGCTACCTGGGCGAGGAGGCCTGGCTCGACCGGCTCTACGCCTCCTACCGGCCCGACGTGACGCCCGCGGCCTTCGCCGCCGACCCCGCGCCGTGGTTCACCTTCGTGGGCGACGAGCGCTTCCCGCTCAACCGCAAGCTCGACCACCTGTTCACCAACGGCCAATGGGTGGAGGGCTCGGCGCGGGCGCTGCAGGACCTGGGGCCGCTGCCGGCCGGGCAGGCGCCCGCCTGGCTGCTGTCCGACCACGTCCCGCTGGTGGCCGACTACCAGGTGGCGCCGTGA
- the lipB gene encoding lipoyl(octanoyl) transferase LipB, which yields MRTLLVHHLGRVEYQDGLELMRLAGQAVRGALPPGTDHLFLVEHPPVLTLGRSAGRGNIVAAPEWLARQGFELHETDRGGDVTYHGPGQLVGYPVVDLSDRPDVKKYVAALEEAMIRTCADHGVVAGRHPEHRGAWVGRRKIGAVGVHLARWITSHGLALNVAPDLEHFQVIVPCGIADPRLGVTSLAQELAARGRVAPPLPEVAAALAAHLAGALGRSAAPAAAPLRTVSVVALAEDGRVLLLRRTPARGGFWQPVTGRLEPGETPQEAARRELREETGADVPVAPLGYRHGFGIDPAVLGLPPGALRTADEEAFVARLPAGFTPRLSEEHVELAFLPAAEAAEALRFAGLRRAVRLAAGLAPAQG from the coding sequence ATGCGCACGCTGCTGGTCCACCACCTCGGCCGGGTCGAGTACCAGGACGGCCTGGAGCTGATGCGCCTGGCCGGCCAGGCCGTGCGCGGCGCGCTGCCGCCCGGCACCGACCACCTCTTCCTGGTGGAGCACCCGCCGGTGCTCACCCTGGGGCGCTCGGCCGGGCGGGGCAACATCGTGGCGGCGCCGGAGTGGCTGGCCCGCCAGGGCTTCGAGCTCCACGAGACCGACCGCGGGGGCGACGTCACCTACCACGGCCCGGGGCAGCTGGTGGGCTACCCGGTGGTCGATCTGAGCGACCGCCCGGACGTGAAGAAGTACGTGGCGGCGCTGGAGGAGGCCATGATCCGCACCTGCGCCGACCACGGCGTGGTGGCCGGCCGCCACCCCGAGCACCGCGGGGCCTGGGTGGGCCGCCGCAAGATCGGGGCGGTGGGGGTCCACCTGGCCCGCTGGATCACCAGCCACGGGCTGGCCCTCAACGTGGCCCCAGACCTGGAGCACTTCCAGGTCATCGTGCCCTGCGGCATCGCCGATCCGCGGCTGGGGGTGACCAGCCTGGCCCAGGAGCTGGCCGCCCGGGGCCGCGTCGCCCCGCCGCTGCCCGAGGTGGCCGCGGCGCTGGCCGCGCACCTGGCCGGGGCGCTGGGGCGCAGCGCGGCGCCGGCCGCCGCGCCGCTCAGGACCGTCTCGGTGGTGGCCCTGGCCGAGGACGGCCGGGTGCTGCTGCTGCGCCGCACCCCGGCGCGCGGCGGCTTCTGGCAGCCTGTGACCGGGCGGCTCGAGCCGGGCGAGACGCCGCAGGAGGCGGCCCGGCGCGAGCTGCGGGAGGAGACCGGCGCCGACGTGCCGGTGGCGCCGCTCGGCTACCGCCACGGCTTCGGGATCGACCCAGCGGTGCTGGGCCTGCCTCCCGGGGCGCTGCGCACCGCCGACGAGGAGGCCTTCGTGGCCCGGCTGCCGGCCGGGTTCACGCCGAGGCTCTCGGAGGAGCACGTGGAGCTGGCGTTCCTGCCCGCGGCCGAGGCCGCGGAGGCGCTGCGGTTCGCGGGGCTCCGCCGGGCCGTCAGGCTCGCGGCTGGACTCGCGCCGGCGCAGGGCTGA
- the lpdA gene encoding dihydrolipoyl dehydrogenase: MTTITFDAVVIGAGPGGYVAAIRLAQLGKRTALVEKESLGGVCLNWGCIPSKALISAANLVEDVRGAAERGVLVDDPRIDVAKLRAYKDAVVKKLVGGVGQLEKGNGVEVLKGTATFVAPGAIEVVGASGTTRVEAGAFIVATGARPVQIPGFTFDGVDVWSAREAVNLPEVPGRLLVVGGGVIGLELGTVYAKLGSKVTFLEALPQILTGIDPEAVRLVQKGLRQRGATVNVGAKAKGWERRGAALVVKAEIDGVEVDLDCDRILVAVGMRPNSDGLGLAEVGVTIGPKGFVEVDPQYRTSVPSIFAIGDLAGPPLLAHKASKEGEIAAEAIAGHKVARDWVAMPGAIFTDPEVAAVGLSEEQARAAGYEPIIGKFAFAALGRAIAIDHTEGFVKVVGDKASKLLLGVTICGPEASDLIAEAALALEMGAYLEDVALTVHAHPTLPEAFMEACKAALGEAIHALNKPERPRREAKA; this comes from the coding sequence ATGACCACCATCACCTTCGACGCCGTCGTCATCGGGGCGGGCCCCGGCGGCTACGTCGCCGCCATCCGGCTGGCCCAGCTCGGGAAGCGGACCGCCCTGGTGGAGAAGGAGTCGCTGGGCGGGGTCTGCCTCAACTGGGGCTGCATCCCGTCCAAGGCCCTCATCTCGGCCGCCAACCTGGTGGAGGACGTGCGCGGCGCGGCCGAGCGCGGGGTGCTGGTGGACGACCCCCGCATCGACGTGGCCAAGCTGCGCGCCTACAAGGACGCGGTGGTGAAGAAGCTGGTGGGCGGGGTCGGGCAGCTGGAGAAGGGGAACGGCGTGGAGGTGCTGAAGGGCACCGCCACCTTCGTGGCACCCGGCGCCATCGAGGTGGTCGGCGCCTCCGGCACCACCCGGGTGGAGGCCGGCGCCTTCATCGTGGCCACCGGCGCGCGGCCGGTGCAGATCCCCGGGTTCACCTTCGACGGCGTGGACGTCTGGAGCGCCCGCGAGGCGGTGAACCTGCCCGAGGTGCCGGGGCGCCTGCTGGTGGTGGGCGGCGGGGTCATCGGCCTGGAGCTCGGCACGGTGTACGCCAAGCTCGGCTCGAAGGTGACCTTCCTCGAGGCCCTGCCGCAGATCCTCACCGGCATCGACCCCGAGGCGGTGCGCCTGGTGCAGAAGGGGCTGCGGCAGCGCGGCGCCACCGTCAACGTCGGGGCCAAGGCCAAGGGCTGGGAGCGGCGCGGCGCGGCGCTGGTGGTCAAGGCCGAGATCGACGGCGTCGAGGTCGACCTGGACTGCGACCGGATCCTGGTGGCGGTGGGCATGCGCCCCAACTCCGACGGCCTCGGGCTGGCCGAGGTGGGCGTGACCATCGGCCCCAAGGGCTTCGTCGAGGTGGACCCGCAGTACCGGACCAGCGTCCCCTCCATCTTCGCCATCGGCGACCTGGCCGGCCCGCCGCTGCTGGCCCACAAGGCCTCCAAGGAGGGCGAGATCGCCGCCGAGGCCATCGCCGGCCACAAGGTGGCGCGCGACTGGGTGGCCATGCCGGGCGCCATCTTCACCGACCCGGAGGTGGCCGCGGTGGGGCTCTCCGAGGAGCAGGCGCGCGCCGCCGGCTACGAGCCCATCATCGGCAAGTTCGCCTTCGCCGCGCTGGGGCGTGCCATCGCCATCGACCACACCGAGGGGTTCGTCAAGGTGGTGGGCGACAAGGCCTCCAAGCTCCTGCTGGGCGTCACCATCTGCGGCCCGGAGGCCAGCGACCTCATCGCCGAGGCGGCCCTGGCGCTGGAGATGGGGGCCTACCTGGAGGACGTGGCCCTGACCGTCCACGCCCACCCGACGCTGCCCGAGGCCTTCATGGAGGCCTGCAAGGCGGCGCTGGGCGAGGCCATCCACGCCCTCAACAAGCCGGAGCGGCCTCGCCGCGAGGCCAAGGCCTGA
- a CDS encoding ThiF family adenylyltransferase: MEGVARLQAAHVVVLGLGGVGSYAAEALARAGVGRLTLVDGERIDETNVNRQLHALDGELGRPKAEVMAERLGRIAPTAALAPCFGRYDEGSAARLVPAAGVDFVLDAMDTVVAKLHVIDRCLTLGVPVVTALGAARRLDPTAIQVTDLCETHTDQLAKDVRKYLRKRFGVAATAPTGVLAVWSVEPPRPARRLPGDEEGPPGARAAAAGARRREPRCHGSVAFVTAAFGLAAAAAVVQRLSGQLPATPRVLDPVEARRRLKRPAR; encoded by the coding sequence CTGGAGGGGGTGGCCCGGCTGCAGGCGGCGCACGTGGTGGTGCTCGGCCTGGGGGGCGTCGGCTCCTACGCCGCCGAGGCGCTGGCGCGCGCCGGGGTGGGGCGGCTCACCCTGGTGGACGGCGAGCGGATCGACGAGACCAACGTCAACCGGCAGCTCCACGCCCTCGACGGCGAGCTGGGGCGCCCCAAGGCCGAGGTCATGGCCGAGCGGCTCGGGCGCATCGCGCCGACGGCCGCCCTGGCGCCGTGCTTCGGCCGCTACGACGAGGGCTCTGCGGCGCGCCTGGTGCCGGCGGCCGGGGTGGACTTCGTGCTGGACGCCATGGACACGGTGGTGGCCAAGCTGCACGTCATCGACCGCTGCCTCACGCTCGGCGTGCCGGTGGTCACGGCGCTGGGCGCGGCGCGCCGGCTCGACCCCACCGCCATCCAGGTCACCGACCTCTGCGAGACCCACACGGACCAGCTCGCCAAGGACGTGCGCAAGTACCTGCGCAAGCGCTTCGGGGTGGCCGCCACCGCGCCCACCGGCGTGCTGGCGGTCTGGTCCGTGGAGCCGCCGCGCCCGGCGCGCCGCCTGCCGGGCGACGAGGAGGGCCCGCCAGGCGCCCGGGCGGCCGCCGCGGGGGCGAGGCGGCGCGAGCCCAGGTGCCACGGCTCGGTGGCCTTCGTCACCGCCGCCTTCGGGCTGGCGGCGGCCGCGGCCGTGGTGCAGCGGCTCTCCGGCCAGCTCCCGGCCACCCCGCGGGTCCTCGACCCGGTCGAGGCCCGCCGCCGCCTCAAGCGGCCAGCCCGCTGA
- a CDS encoding TatD family hydrolase, with the protein MIDTHCHLDAAAFDADRGAVLARAWAAGVTDVLVPAVQPAGWGPLVELVRATPGLHAGLGIHPQFLPGLDPRDDDRHLADLGAALARGGAVMVGECGLDGPTAAGGAPLDRQLAVLAGHLALARAHHLPVSLHAFRTLGPLLALLERDGLPDGGVLHSFSGSAEQVAPYVRLGLHFAFAGPLTWERARKPLLAARAVPGDRLLLETDAPDQTPRPHHGRCEPAHLAEVCAGLAAATGRTPAEVDALTSASARRLFRLPVREAGP; encoded by the coding sequence GTGATCGACACCCACTGCCACCTCGACGCGGCGGCCTTCGACGCCGACCGGGGGGCCGTGCTGGCCAGGGCCTGGGCCGCCGGGGTCACCGACGTGCTGGTGCCGGCGGTGCAGCCCGCCGGCTGGGGTCCGCTGGTCGAGCTGGTGCGCGCCACCCCCGGCCTGCACGCCGGGCTGGGCATCCACCCCCAGTTCCTGCCCGGGCTCGATCCGCGCGACGACGACCGCCACCTGGCCGACCTGGGCGCGGCCCTGGCCCGGGGCGGGGCCGTGATGGTCGGCGAGTGCGGCCTGGACGGCCCCACCGCCGCGGGCGGCGCCCCGCTCGACCGGCAGCTGGCGGTGCTGGCGGGCCACCTGGCCCTGGCGCGTGCCCACCACCTGCCGGTCTCGCTGCACGCCTTCCGGACCCTCGGCCCGCTGCTGGCGCTGCTCGAGCGGGACGGGCTGCCGGACGGCGGGGTGCTCCACTCCTTCAGCGGCTCGGCCGAGCAGGTGGCGCCCTACGTCCGCCTCGGGCTGCACTTCGCCTTCGCCGGCCCGCTCACCTGGGAGCGGGCGCGCAAGCCCCTGCTGGCGGCCCGGGCCGTCCCGGGGGACCGGCTCCTCCTGGAGACCGACGCGCCCGACCAGACCCCGCGGCCGCACCACGGCCGCTGCGAGCCGGCCCACCTGGCGGAGGTCTGCGCCGGGCTGGCCGCCGCCACGGGCCGGACCCCCGCCGAGGTGGACGCCCTCACCAGCGCCAGCGCCCGCCGGCTGTTCCGGCTGCCGGTGCGGGAGGCGGGACCGTGA
- a CDS encoding 2-oxo acid dehydrogenase subunit E2: MAYQLELPDIGEGVVEAEVQKWFVAEGDLVSEDQPLVEVMTDKATVVIPSPKRGRVLRRFWKEGQIAPVHSPLIELDLEVGDGPTPTSTPTSTPTSTSTSTSTSTTTSTTTPTPTPTPTPTPGSALPLPPGERAGAKGSAPRKALATPAVRALARELGVDLQQVAGTGPGGRVSKADLAAHQAGGTADPLHAPGAAAPAARPDERLPFRGLRRKIAEKMALSTRTAAHFTFVEQCDATELVRLKAAMAPAALAEGVKLTFLPFVVKAVVAALKRHPKLNSMLDEAAGELVLRRRYDLGIASATEGGLLVPVVRGADGRSLLDLAREIERLSAEARAGRARPQDQGGSTFTITSLGALGGLFATPVLNHPEVGILGVNRIRPTPVVRDGQVVVRDVMHLSITSDHRVVDGHEAAAFCHEVIRLLEDPNQLFMRMV; this comes from the coding sequence ATGGCCTACCAGCTCGAGCTGCCCGACATCGGTGAAGGCGTGGTGGAGGCCGAGGTCCAGAAGTGGTTCGTGGCCGAGGGGGACCTGGTGTCCGAGGACCAGCCCCTGGTCGAGGTGATGACCGACAAGGCCACGGTGGTGATCCCGTCGCCGAAGCGGGGGCGGGTGCTGCGGCGGTTCTGGAAGGAGGGGCAGATCGCGCCGGTGCACTCGCCGCTCATCGAGCTCGACCTGGAGGTGGGGGATGGGCCGACCCCGACCTCGACCCCGACCTCGACCCCGACCTCGACCTCGACCTCGACCTCGACCTCGACCACGACCTCGACCACGACCCCGACCCCGACCCCGACCCCGACCCCGACCCCGGGTTCCGCTCTCCCTCTCCCCCCCGGGGAGAGGGCAGGGGCGAAGGGAAGTGCGCCTCGCAAGGCCCTCGCCACCCCGGCCGTCCGGGCCCTGGCCCGCGAGCTGGGGGTCGACCTCCAGCAGGTGGCCGGCACCGGCCCGGGGGGCCGGGTCAGCAAGGCCGACCTGGCGGCGCACCAGGCCGGCGGCACCGCAGACCCGCTGCACGCGCCGGGCGCCGCCGCACCCGCCGCCCGCCCCGACGAGCGGCTCCCGTTCCGCGGCCTGCGCCGCAAGATCGCCGAGAAGATGGCGCTGTCCACGCGCACCGCGGCCCACTTCACCTTCGTGGAGCAGTGCGACGCGACCGAGCTGGTGCGCCTCAAGGCGGCCATGGCGCCGGCCGCCCTGGCCGAGGGCGTCAAGCTGACCTTCCTGCCCTTCGTGGTGAAGGCGGTGGTGGCCGCCCTGAAGCGCCACCCCAAGCTCAACTCCATGCTCGACGAGGCGGCCGGCGAGCTGGTGCTGCGACGCCGCTACGATCTCGGCATCGCCTCCGCCACCGAGGGCGGGCTGCTGGTGCCGGTGGTGCGCGGCGCCGACGGCCGCTCGCTGCTCGACCTGGCCCGCGAGATCGAGCGGCTCTCGGCCGAGGCCAGGGCCGGCCGGGCCCGGCCGCAGGACCAGGGCGGCTCCACCTTCACCATCACCAGCCTCGGGGCGCTGGGAGGGCTGTTCGCCACGCCGGTGCTCAACCACCCGGAGGTGGGCATCCTGGGCGTGAACCGCATCCGGCCCACGCCGGTGGTGCGCGACGGCCAGGTGGTGGTGCGCGACGTGATGCACCTCTCGATCACCAGCGACCACCGGGTGGTGGACGGCCACGAGGCCGCCGCCTTCTGCCACGAGGTGATCCGCCTCCTGGAAGACCCCAACCAGCTGTTCATGCGGATGGTCTGA